A window of Miscanthus floridulus cultivar M001 chromosome 12, ASM1932011v1, whole genome shotgun sequence genomic DNA:
TCCAATTAAGCGCCACCCGGGGCGGGAGCCGAGTGGCGCGCTCGCGCAAAGAGCTAAAGAGCAAGACGGGAGGAGGTGGGAGAGCTTACAGCGCCTGGACCCAGAGCGGCGGGACGTCGAGGGACGCAATCACGACGCGGTCGGCGTCGGCGCTGAGCCGGCGCAGGGACCGCATCATGACGCGCGTGGCGACGTAGAACTCGTAGTCCCGTGGCGTGCCCATGTACATCATGGACGCGTACGCGTGCCGCCTCGGCGCCGCCGCGACGGCCGCGACCtcaccctccgccgccgccgccgccgccgacaccgCCGCCACGAGCCACCACAGCCCCGCGGACCACCCCATCCCCACCAGGGAAGGCAGGGACGGAACGAACCCCACTTCCCAGCACCACCCCGAGATCTGGGTACGAGCGTGGACCCCTGGGCCTTAACGCGCCGGGCTCCGGAGCATCCGCGGGCGGCCGGAGCTCGGTCGACGCCTCGACGGCTCTGTGCAGCCGCCGGAGGTGTCGCACGCTAGCCGCCGCCGTGCCTCCGGAGCGGTGGATATTTTTGTCAAAGTGGAGGGAGCAGTAGAAGAAGATGCGAGAGGCGAGACCCCGAGGAACGCGGTGCTTCCAGCGATCAGACGGGCCTGGCTGGCCAGCTGACCTAACCAGGTTGagcagcacagcacagcacagctgAGCCTGAGCGTGAGCCGTCAGCAGCTCAGAGCTCACCACCTGCCTCTGCCTGACCGTGTATATAATTTTAGTCTCACTTCGACATGTCATTATAAACCAACTTAGctatggtatagtatttttcttttataataaattagCTGTACAGGGCTGAGCCTTAGGCGGCGTAGAACGGTGGTTGTGCCTGCGCACTTCCGCTAATAATTGTGAGTCACGTGAAGCACCAGTTGAATTTGCGTAATAACGATGGGACTAATGATTAGGGGTTGGGCTTGTCACAGCGAATGCACAACCAGCGCGGCTGGGTTGGGCTTGTCACGTTGGCTGAGAGGCTGGGCAAGGCCAAGCTGGGGTTTCCTTTTTCCGGATGGGCTTTGTGATTGGCGAGATCTTGTGCGAGTTTTGGGTTCGCAGGCCCATCTCAGAACCAAATACAATGGTCCGCCGAGGCCCGGCAGAGATACCCGCACGCCACCACACGATGTGCCGGCGGTGCCGCCGGATGCCCCACTACTGTCACTGGTTCCCTCTCCCTACTGGCCGGTGTCCCCGCCCGCTCATGGCCCTCGGCGTCTCCGCGGTGCCTTGGCTCTCAGTACCCTCCCTGCCAGATGCTAACGGCGTGCCGTCGTGCCAATGCTGCCGTGGACACGGCAAGTGCTCGGCAACATCCTGTTTCTGCAGAGCTGCGACTTCACGAGGGATGGGAGTTTCGTTTAGGGCAGGTTCGTCGTCTGCAATTCTCCATTTGAGCTCTAGATGTGATACACATATGATGAACTTGGTGTTCATCTTCAAGACGAAAGACCAGGTGCATCTCTTTTTAGCAAAAGACTCATTTGCATGGCAATGGGTAAAATTCATTTATATTAACAAGGCACAACTTTTAGTTGGTCCAGTCTGGATCAAAGCATGCCTCTGAAAGAAGTTGGATTCGATGCAAAAGCTTTTGAGGCTGATATATCACCGGTACTTGATTGCACAACCACTGCCTGATAGGCTTTATTAAAGAAAGGAGAAGAAACCAAGAAAATAGGCTATTAAACTTCATGCTGCAGCTACCGAGCAAACTGTTGAAAAGCTCACTCCAACTAATTGTCATCAGTTAGTCTCACAAAATTCGTTAAAAAGCACCATATCACAAATAATTCGTGAAAGAAAGAACTCCAAAACGAAAAGGTCACATCCTGCTGATCGAAGCCAGTCTAACAAACCAATGGAGGACCAGCTAGAAAGATTCGTAAACTAGTTCCTAAACCCCACTCCAAATTTCTAATCCGAATGCTATTATTCCTCCGTTCCCTGAGCTGCGCCTCCACTGAATCCAGGTCACCACTGCACTTTGTTCGTGTCATCGTGTGTACTTTGCTTCCAGAGCCAGGAACCACACCACCAACCACTTCTCGCGCTCTCCAGCTCACTGGTTCTTGCAGAGAAAAGGGAGGAGAAGATCGAATCTTTTTGCCGCCACTCTTGCTTTCCTGTTCTTCGTTCAGCGCCATGAGCAGTAAGCTGCTTCGGGTCTATCCTTCCGAGCTCAAGATTCCCTGTAAGTTCTTCATAACTAGTTGCTTGATGATGCTTTTTCTTGGCTGATTCTAGTCTTCTTATTCCTGTTACCATGTGAAGATGAGGTCAAGAAGCAGCGGTCTTGCTGCATGGAGCTGACGAACAGGACCGACCAGTACGTGGCCTTCAAGGTGAAATTTCCTGTCCTTGTTGCTGttccgagctgctgctgctgctgcggtgcatTGGGAGGGAGAATGATTGGCTTCGATGCCCCCATACGTAGGTGAAAACAACGAACCCAAGGAAATACTCTGTGAGGCACGCCTGCGGTATACTTCTTCCCCGGAGCTCGTGCAATCTCACAGGTGCTGTCTGAGCAGCATGTGCTCGATTAGTCGATTAATTGGTTAATCTGATTCAAATTGGCAATGAAGGGTTGGAATTGGCGCAGTTACTATGCAGGCTCCAATGGAGATGCTATCTGATCACCACTGCAAGGACAAGTTCCTTGTGCAAAGTGTTGTAGTGAGAGATGGGGCGACGATGAAAGACTTCCTGCCCGAACTGGTACGTTCTCTTATGGGAGTTTAGTTCATGTATTGTTTAATCATTTACTGCTGGCGTGAAATGTTAATGTTGTGATTTGCAGTTCGTTAAAGCACCAGGTAGGGTGATTGGGGAGTTCAAGCTGCGCGTGGTGTACATTGCTGCTAATCCTCCATCACCGGTtccagaggaagaagaggaagatgattCATCCCCTCGGTCAGAGGTGATAGGCTGTGAAGAGAAAAGATCACTTGTATTTAATGCTGTATGTAATGCTACCGAGTTTGATGCTACTGTACAAAGGGAAACCTGACATGGATTATGTAATGCTATAGTTTGTTTCTTTTGCAGACACCCACTTATATACGGGCATCTGGAGAAGAACCTTCATGTGCTGAGGTAACTCTTTTCTCGGTATAGCAGTTTTTTTCTTCGCGATCGGATGTGTACCCATATAAGAGAAAATTTACGCAACATCGACAAGATCCGGCTGTGCCATGCCCGCTGGCAAGACACTACCGTGCAGGACCAACCAGGAATGTCAATAGGCTAGAGCTAGAATCGAGCAGGTACAACATATAGAGACAACTATACTGCAGTAATTTTCACGGTATAGTAGTTACTTCCCTCTGTCCTATATTATTTGTCGTTTTTTGTTTCTGTGCCacaaatttgactaaatttgtaaaaaatacgtgcaacatttgtatcttcaaataaatttattatgaaaataaatttaaagatctatctaatgatattaattatgtatcataaatattaatattttttatttaaaattagtcaaagttatttgTCGGGAAGTGAGAACGATagatattttgggacagaggagtATTTGTGAATTTCTTAGTGTCACGGATGTACTTGCTCATTTTGGTACAATGTCACTGTCACTTGTCATTACAGAACTGTGATGCCTAATGAGTAGTTAGGTCACTTACCTTGAAATTATTAGTTCTGTCCTTAGAGTAAGCCGGCTGTTTAAAGCTTATTTGTGGTGATTCTGGTCTTTTTCTCTTAGTGTGTGTCTGGGGTGAGGGTGTTCCTGCCCTCTCCCTTGAATTTATTCTCTTCTTATTAATGAAATGATACACCCACAGTAACACAGCTCGTCTGCATGATCATGAAAACAAAATACCTAATGAGTAGCTGTGCACCTGAACTGCGTAGATTCTTGTTTTGCCAATTAATCCAGTATGGCATTACTGCCTTTATATAAAGAAAATTACCAATTACCAAGGTAGGTAATCCATCAGTTCACTCTGTTTTCTACTGTATGTGTTTGTTCAGGTTACCGCTGTAAAATCAAGGATGGATGAAGAGAAGGAATGCGCAATTGCAGTAGAAGAAAAACTGAAGCTTCAATACAAAATGGTAAATTTTTCCCTTCGGATAAATAGTTTGAAAACTTAAGCGTCAAAGTTTGTTATCAAACAAAGTTAACCATTCAGTTGTTGAGGACTGGTTATCTCGGCTCCTTGAAGGGATTATCTTTGATTTTCAATTTTGCATTCGATACCTGGTCACATGTTCCTAATGCGTTGTTTGTCATAACTAGAAAAGTTTGTGTGAGATGCTGTACAGGTATGCAAACAGAAAATGACGTGCTTTACAGTTAGCACTGATTCTGGTGCCCACACTATATGTATGTCTGCATTATAACAGCAACCTCCTGACGCAAGCTGATAACTTTGGAACGCTGACGAACATAATATTACTaaagtttttttatatatatcatGGAATCTATGGCCCTGAATTTTCGTAAGGATTGGCTACAAGTATTTTACTGACAAATACATGAACATTTGAACTCATTCTTGTTTCAGGAACTGCTTGAAGAAACAAGATCATCTCAACAACAAGAAGGATTCTCACTGATGTTTGTAGTGTTAGTCTTCATGTCATCTGTGTTCATTGGACACTTGATGAATGACATCATGGTTTAGGCAGATGTATGTTTCTACAACCACTATCACCATTGCACTCTCCACCGAAATTGTTTCTTCATTCAATTCGCATTTGGGTATAGCTTCACTCTCAATAGCACACAGTATCGTATCTATCTAGAAATAGAAAGGTTTCATCAGGAACTTgcagttcagacttcagagttgTATAAACCCCACAGGATTTCCTAACAGTACTACTTTCCAATGGCCTGTCAGTTTAACAGATATTTCCTCTATCTTGGACTTGGAATGACAATCACATTTCAAAGAGAACAGTCAACTTATACAAACTTTGACGAACAATTATTCAAAAAATATGCAAGTTTAGAACATTGAACTTGTATCAAGGGATTTGTGTTCAAAGTGTCTCTgaattatgttgatgatatagtaaaAGATATTAACGGGTCAAAATAATCCGAAATGGAGTGTACAGAGCATCATACATCACCGATAAACCATAGAACAGGATTCCCAAGTACTCCTATGTTCTTCAGGCAAGCATAGACAGCCTGTGAGTGAGGTAAACATTCCATACATGGAGTGGAATCAACACTACAAGATGACGTTGCATGTCTGTGTCATATTGATATGTTTGATATAGAACTACTACCTATCATTTCGTCACGTCAAAGCCAAATAAAAATGGGACACAGTAAATCTGTAATCCTTATCGTCATGTCAACAGAACTGGATTACTGAAAATACCCCACAGAACCGAGAACGTGGTGTTCAATAGCGACACGAATCACACAGAAATGTAAGTAGCCATCGGCTGGGCCGTCGAAGCAAGTTTTGCAGCAAAACAAGAGTACAAGAGCACCTCGGCACGAACAGCGCGAAGAGTTAAAGAACTAAGATAACACTTGCCTGATCTAGTTTTCTTTGTCTTCTTTACGTCGGAACAACGTAAACATTGACATTACGGTGAGCCACCGCGGCCAACTCCACCGCCAACCCGACGGCGACCACCGCGAGCACGCAGGCTGCACCGCACCAGGCAGCAGCACTCTGCCTCCACCATCGCCGCTGGACGGCCCTCTTCCCCGTCTCCGCCGCGGCCCTCGCGATCGGTGTCGCGCTTCTTGGCAATGACGTCTAGCGTCCCTCCTCTCGAGTTCCCATGGCCTCCCGCTTCTTGGCAACACTATCCGTGGCCAGCTCCCTGCGTGTTTCCGCGGTCTCGTCCTCGGCGTCGTTGTCCTCGGCGATGACATCCGACGCCTCCTCCTTGTTGCGTGCTTCCACGACGTCATCGCGCTTGGCGTCCCCCTCCGTCGCCTCCTGGCACGAGTCGGTGCAGGAGCACGTGGACCGCGAGGACCCCGAGCAGTCGGCCTCCTCCTCGTCAGGCTctcccaccaccacctcctcctcctcctcctcgactgGTTCAGGTGCAGCGACGACTGCGCGCTGCGCCCACTGATCGAACGTGGCCTTGAGGACGGCGAAGCGCGCCTCGGCCTCGGCCAGGCGCACCGGGCAGGCCCCGCCGTGGCACTCCGCCTCGGCGGCCAGGAGCGGCCGAAGGAAGTCGGTCTTCGCCTTGATCTTGTCGTGGAGCTGCTTCTCCGCGTAGGGGCTCCGCTGCCTGGACGACAGCGCGTCGTCGAGGGAGGCGCAGAGCTCGTCGAGATTCCGGTCCACCACGGCGCTCACCAGCCGTCCCTGCGTCGCCGGCGGCATGTCCATGGGCGCGGGCCGCCGGTTTGTGGGCGCGTTGTCGCTGTTGCGGTTTCGCGCAAGTGCCACGAGCGGAGCGGTGTCGCAACGCCAGGGTCGAGTGCCCGTGCAGTATAGTAGCGCGGCGGTTTCCTTGTGGGGCTTTTTTTGAGCACGGGCACCCCGCGGCCGGCGGGTGAGGTTTCGAGGAGTTGCGAGTTGCGACGCGACGCTTCGCTGAACGTTTGATATCTTCATCTCATTTGATCGCTTCGTGCCATGTGAAGGTGGTGTGAGGGCACGGTTGCAGATGCCAAGTAACTGCAACTCTAGCGCAGGATCCAGTGCGAATGTTTCCTGGAACGATgcatcattttttttttgtcttttctcTTTGTTGAGGCCACCCTTGTTTTGTTATTTACCGGAATCTAAAATGCAAGGAAACGTAAACGAAACAATCACTTTTCAATACAATGCGTAATTCTATTCTTTTATTTTATAGGCATTTAATAATTACTCACTATGTCCCAAAGTAAATGCACATCTCATTTCTCGAGGAgacaaacttttttaagtttgactaaatatatacaaaACTATACTAACTTTTATAATTAATGtataataaatatcattagattgagCATGGAATATATACTTGTATAATAAATTtgtttggagatacaaatattaataCTACTTTCTATATTTTTagtcaaattttttaaaaaagtttgacttctCAAGAAACGATATGTCCATTTATTTTAGGATAGAGAGAGTACATGAATCATCTAGAGTAAATCGAGCCTAGAACTCCTTTCAATTTCTACAGTTTTCTACCTTTAACCTTCACTCAGGTGAACCAGTAAGGCTTTGGGAGGATAAATGGTTTGGAAATGCCACACTTAAAGATTAGTATCCATCTCTATATAATATTAGAAGAAGAAATATATCACACTTGCATATGTAATCAGCACTACAGCGCTTAATATTACTTTTTGCAGAGCGTTAGTGGGGATAAACTACTTAAATTGGTCCTTTAGAAGGAGGCCGATCAATCCCAATTTAAAGTTGATACGTCGACTATGGGAGACTACGGTTGCTTTTCTGAGAGCTTCTTTTTCGCTAGAGTTTCGAACTTTGTAATAATAAATGGTTGTGTACAAAACTCTTGCAGAGCCCGGAATAAGAATTCCTTTTTCTAACAAAGAACTCCTTTCTTCTTAAAAACATTTCCACCTCATAAAAAATGATTACTCAGACTTgcctgaattttttttttttgagtggatCTCAGACTTGCCTGATGAACGATGAGGGAGAATGAACGATGCATCAAATAGTAGTCCAGATTTCACGGGCCGCCGTCCACGCCAGCGGTGTGGTTTTAGCCCATCAAGGATTTTCCAATGAGATCAGAGAAGTGGGcctttatatgggcttaagttgtAATAACGGTCCCGCACAACCCCTGCGGCCCTGCCCATCGCATCGAGCTTTTCTTTTTCTCACCTCTCTCTTCTTCACAGTCACAGATAAGCTGGTCTTGCGTAGTAGCGTCATATGATTCCGCTGGTTTTCATTCCTCTCAATGCTGTACTCCGCTCCCCGATCATCAACGACATTATCGATCGGCACCACGACCTTCTTATGGACCGAGATTATTTTGGCTTATGGCATGTTACAAAAAGACATCGAGTCCGCAAACTGGAACATGCGTCCGCCACTACAGCAATCTTGTTCGCTAGTTTGAACCCATCCAGATCGGCATCCCGCACCATCATCTCAACCTCACATGCATATGCTAactagctagttgatcatcgcaTCATTGTCGCGCTTCGTTCCGGCGGCCACCTATAAATACCACACCCGAACACCGTCTCCAACCATCACAAGCACTTAGCAATCGAGCCATCAAGAGCTAGCTCCTCTCGAAGCTCACTCTGCTCTGTGCCTGTGGTCAAGAGGACACACACTGCTGTGTGCAGCAATGGCAGGCAAGGCGTCGGTCGCGCTGTTCCTGGCCGTGAACCTGGTGGTGTTCGCCATGGCCAGCGCCTGCGGTGGCGACTGCCCCACGCCGCCGACCCCTTCGACGCCGACCCCGACGCCGGCCTCGTCCGGCAAGTGCCCCCGCGACGCGCTCAAGCTGGGCGTGTGCGCCAATGTTCTGGGCCTGATCAAGGCCAAGGTGGGCGTGCCGCCCACGGAGCCATGCTGCCCGCTGCTGGAGGGGCtcgtcgacctcgaggccgcacTCTGCCTCTGCACCGCCATCAAGGGCAAAATCCTCGGCATCAACCTCAACCTGCCCGTCGACCTCAGCCTCATCCTCAACCACTGCGGCAAGACCGTGCCCACCGGATTCAAGTGCCTCTAGGCTAGCCAAGAGCATCATGCCGGCGTGTTCTTTTGCTTGTCATTCGTCTCTTACTGTCTTTGCTTGCTAAGCTAGCTCTGCATGAGTACGTGTCGGCGCGAACACGCCAAGTACGTACGTATGTAGCCGGTTTGATGAGCAGCTTTCGCTTTTGGGGTGTTTCTTTTTATGTAAGTGCCTCGTCCTTTGTATGGACAGTGTCACTGAACTATTTTGATTGTTATTCTTTTATTTGTAATATCTAGCAATATATATGCCTGATGAATAAAGCTCATATTGTTCGAAATATGTGCATATTGTTCTAATATCAGATTTTATTATGAGTCGTATTTCATTTTCATACACGTTTGCAAATACACTACATAAAACATAATTAACTGAGGCAATAATCCATAACCATTTGTACGTTGAGATGTAGAATTACTAGCATTCATGATACTATTCATCCATGTGCAATCTCCAACCGACCAAAAACACTCTCAAAATCTCTGAAATAAGGCATTTAATAATTACTCACTATGTCCCAAAGTAAATGCACATCTCATTTCTCGAGGAgacaaacttttttaagtttgactaaatatatacaaaACTATACTAACTTTTATAATTAATGtataataaatatcattagattgagCATGGAATATATACTTGTATAATAAATTtgtttggagatacaaatattaataCTACTTTCTATATTTTTagtcaaattttttaaaaaagtttgacttctCAAGAAACGATATGTCCATTTATTTTAGGATATAGAGAGAGTACATGAATCATCTAGAGTAAATCGAGCCTAGAACTCCTTTCAATTTCTACAGTTTTCTACCTTTAACCTTCACTCAGGTGAACCAGTAAGGCTTTGGGAGGATAAATGGTTTGGAAATGCCACACTTAAGATTAGTATCCATCTCTATATAATATTAGAAGAAAGAAATATATCACACTTGCATATGTAATCAGCACTACAGCGCTTAATATTACTTTTTGCAGAGCGTTAGTGGGGATAAAACTACTTAAATTGGTCTTTAGAAGGAGGCCGATCAATCCCAATTTAAAGTTGATACGTCGACTATGGGAGACTACGGTTGCTTTTCTGAGAGCTTCTTTTTCGCTAGAGTTTCGAACTTTGTAATAATAAATGGTTGTGTACAAAACTCTTGCAGAGCCCGGAATAAGAATTCCTTTTTCTAACAAAGAACTCCTTTCTTCTTAAAAACATTTCCACCTCATAAAAAATGATTACTCAGACTTgcctgaatttttttttttttgagtggatCTCAGACTTGCCTGATGAACGATGAGGGAGAATGAACGATGCATCAAATAGTAGTCCAGATTTCACGGGCCGCCGTCCACGCCAGCGGTGTGGTTTTAGCCCATCAAGGATTTTCCAATGAGATCAGAGAAGTGGGcctttatatgggcttaagttgtAATAACGGTCCCGCACAACCCCTGCGGCCCTGCCCATCGCATCGAGCTTTTCTTTTTCTCACCTCTCTCTTCTTCACAGTCACAGATAAGCTGGTCTTGCGTAGTAGCGTCATATGATTCCGCTGGTTTTCATTCCTCTCAATGCTGTACTCCGCTCCCCGATCATCAACGACATTATCGATCGGCACCACGACCTTCTTATGGACCGAGATTATTTTGGCTTATGGCATGTTACAAAAAGACATCGAGTCCGCAAACTGGAACATGCGTCCGCCACTACAGCAATCTTGTTCGCTAGTTTGAACCCATCCAGATCGGCATCCCGCACCATCATCTCAACCTCACATGCATATGCTAactagctagttgatcatcgcaTCATTGTCGCGCTTCGTTCCGGCGGCCACCTATAAATACCACACCCGAACACCGTCTCCAACCATCACAAGCACTTAGCAATCGAGCCATCAAGAGCTAGCTCCTCTCGAAGCTCACTCTGCTCTGTGCCTGTGGTCAAGAGGACACACACTGCTGTGTGCAGCAATGGCAGGCAAGGCGTCGGTCGCGCTGTTCCTGGCCGTGAACCTGGTGGTGTTCGCCATGGCCAGCGCCTGCGGTGGCGACTGCCCCACGCCGCCGACCCCTTCGACGCCGACCCCGACGCCGGCCTCGTCCGGCAAGTGCCCCCGCGACGCGCTCAAGCTGGGCGTGTGCGCCAATGTTCTGGGCCTGATCAAGGCCAAGGTGGGCGTGCCGCCCACGGAGCCATGCTGCCCGCTGCTGGAGGGGCtcgtcgacctcgaggccgcacTCTGCCTCTGCACCGCCATCAAGGGCAAAATCCTCGGCATCAACCTCAACCTGCCCGTCGACCTCAGCCTCATCCTCAACCACTGCGGCAAGACCGTGCCCACCGGATTCAAGTGCCTCTAGGCTAGCCAAGAGCATCATGCCGGCGTGTTCTTTTGCTTTTCATTCGTCTCTTACTGTCTTTGCTTGCTAAGCTAGCTCTGCATGAGTACGTGTCGGCGCGAACACGCCAAGTACGTACGTATGTAGCCGGTTTGATGAGCAGCTTTCGCTTTTGGGGTGTTTCTTTTTATGTAAGTGCCTCGTCCTTTGTATGGACAATGTCACTGAACTATTTTGATTGTTATTCTTTTATTTGTAATATCTAGCAATATATATGCCTGACGAATAAAGCTCATATTGTTCGAAATATGTGCATATTGTTCTAATATCAGATTTTATTATGAGTCGTATTTCATTTTCATACACGTTTAGTTTGCAAATACACTACATAAAACATAATTAACTGAGGTAATAATCCATAACCATTTGTACGTTGAGACGTAGAATTACTAGCATTCATGATACTATTCATCCATGTGCAATCTCCAACCGACCAAAAACACTCTCAAAATCTCGAAATAAGCAGTAGCAACATCTCAGCCATCCAAGGGACAAGCAATGGCTTTATGAGAGCCCCTTTTCTCTTCCATTTTTCTCCCGCATGTGCTATCGGTCTCCCTTTCTGGAGAGAAAGAGCAGTGCTGCTCCAACGTCTAAGAGACATGCTGATACACTTTTTTTTTAAGATTACAAAATAATACATGCATGGAACCCAGCCACAAAATGTTTTACAAAAATAATACTATATATGAGTTTTTAGTTAAATTGTTTGGCCAAAAAATGTTTTTCAAACATACAAAAAAATCTAAATTAATGCCGGTGATTATAAATATGTGATTTTACCTAGGGTCATTTTTTGTGGAACGATTTTTGAAAATTGTTCTATCAGACTTTATATTGCTAGCAAACATGTCAGTGCATCGGAAGAGTGCGGCGGTGCCAACTTCTCGGAAGAACGCGACAGTAGGACCCTAGGAGGCGGCAGCGTAGAACGTTGGCGTTGCACGCTGGACTGAAGCAGGGACGGCGCTGCACGTGAGATGGAAAAAGCGGCGACACTGCACACAGGACACGAGCAGCTCCGGCGCGAGACAGGAGCAGCGGCGGTGTAGCGTGTGGGACGGCGGCGTAGGACGGAAGCAATGGCAgtggccccgttcgtttcgctaaaaaaacaagccgaaacactgttccgaccgatttgttgtgagagaaaaagactattctgactaaaaaaaataagctgaaaaaaacggattataagataagcgaacatggCCGGTATGGATGATTGCTCGTCATGTGTAGCGTCCAGGGGGGGCTGAGTTTCAATAATCGTTTGTCTATAGAACGATTTTTTATAAGAAATcattttttcttttataaaaaatTTAATCACTTTTCCCACATACAATTTTATTTTATCTAAAATTATTTTCCTGATGGAATGAAATTTAAAGTTAATCTACCATTAGACAACTTTGTATTATTTTTGTAATCTTCACAAAAAAAAGTGTAGAGAACTTCATCCACATGTCTCTTGGAGCGGCACCGCTCTTTCTCTCCAAAAAGGGATACCGAGCACATGGGGGAGAAAAAAAGTGGAAGAGAAAAGAGGCTCTGATCCTCACCATTGCTGGCCCCTTGCATGGTTGAGATGCTGCTAATGCTTATGTTGCGGTAGTAGTTATAGAGCACCACATCAACTCATGGGCCGTGGCATAGTTATTTTGGACTAGGATGTTAGTACTTAcatagttgatggacctagatgaaaATGATGTAATAATTTAGTGACCTACGGTGTAATTACTAAAGATAATATGTATAGTAGCCCAAGAAATCTTCATCTAAACTATCCACCTATGAcattattatgaaagaaaaactTAAGTATAATAATGAACATGTAAATATTGTAACACTCTAGAGTCCAAAAAGACTTAGATTCACTTTACACGCTGCGTGAACCACATGCTTCCACCAACCCACTTACACTTTTGTGCTCGTTTCATGTAGAAGCAGGAGTCAGTGGTATGAACTCTAAAGCTTTATATGTTTATGTAACCGACCATCAATAACTAAGGTGGGACTACCCACCCTCAATGTCACATTAACAAGCATTTGGATAGGCAAATCGAAACTACTCCAGATGTCCTCAATATGAACTAAATTACTTTATGTTCCATTATGAATATATCTAAAGTAAACCTCTAAATTTGAATATAAATTATCTAGTTCTATCTTATGGAAGATAATCTAAAACAAA
This region includes:
- the LOC136496931 gene encoding vesicle-associated protein 1-3-like isoform X2 — its product is MLLFLRSLSCASTESRSPLHFVRVIVCTLLPEPGTTPPTTSRALQLTGSCREKGGEDRIFLPPLLLSCSSFSAMSSKLLRVYPSELKIPYEVKKQRSCCMELTNRTDQYVAFKVKTTNPRKYSVRHACGILLPRSSCNLTVTMQAPMEMLSDHHCKDKFLVQSVVVRDGATMKDFLPELFVKAPGRVIGEFKLRVVYIAANPPSPVPEEEEEDDSSPRSETPTYIRASGEEPSCAEVTAVKSRMDEEKECAIAVEEKLKLQYKMELLEETRSSQQQEGFSLMFVVLVFMSSVFIGHLMNDIMV
- the LOC136496931 gene encoding vesicle-associated protein 1-3-like isoform X1 — protein: MLLFLRSLSCASTESRSPLHFVRVIVCTLLPEPGTTPPTTSRALQLTGSCREKGGEDRIFLPPLLLSCSSFSAMSSKLLRVYPSELKIPYEVKKQRSCCMELTNRTDQYVAFKVKTTNPRKYSVRHACGILLPRSSCNLTVTMQAPMEMLSDHHCKDKFLVQSVVVRDGATMKDFLPELFVKAPGRVIGEFKLRVVYIAANPPSPVPEEEEEDDSSPRSEVIGCEEKRSLVFNATPTYIRASGEEPSCAEVTAVKSRMDEEKECAIAVEEKLKLQYKMELLEETRSSQQQEGFSLMFVVLVFMSSVFIGHLMNDIMV
- the LOC136496931 gene encoding vesicle-associated protein 1-3-like isoform X3, coding for MSSKLLRVYPSELKIPYEVKKQRSCCMELTNRTDQYVAFKVKTTNPRKYSVRHACGILLPRSSCNLTVTMQAPMEMLSDHHCKDKFLVQSVVVRDGATMKDFLPELFVKAPGRVIGEFKLRVVYIAANPPSPVPEEEEEDDSSPRSEVIGCEEKRSLVFNATPTYIRASGEEPSCAEVTAVKSRMDEEKECAIAVEEKLKLQYKMELLEETRSSQQQEGFSLMFVVLVFMSSVFIGHLMNDIMV
- the LOC136496934 gene encoding 14 kDa proline-rich protein DC2.15-like; protein product: MAGKASVALFLAVNLVVFAMASACGGDCPTPPTPSTPTPTPASSGKCPRDALKLGVCANVLGLIKAKVGVPPTEPCCPLLEGLVDLEAALCLCTAIKGKILGINLNLPVDLSLILNHCGKTVPTGFKCL